CTGGACGTGGCCGAGCAGTGGGGCGGGATGCAGCCCGCTGAGCGCGCCGCGGCGCCGCCCGATCGGTGTCCGCGCCGCCTCGACGATCACTACGTTGCTCATGTCGATCTCCCTGATCCCCGACTCCGGGGGCTGTATTAGAATTCATTTCATTTCTTTGGAGACGCCTGTGCGCCCGTCCCGCGAGCGCGAGGGCGTCAGTGCTCGGCGAGCCCGTTCAGCAGCAGGTCGCAACCGCGACGGATGTCGGCCTCGGCATCCGGTATCGAGATCCGGCCGTTCAGACAGGACTGGATCACGCCGAACCACAGTTGCATGAGCAGCCGCAGCGACGTCAGATCGCCCTCCGACGGTGCGTCGATACCCGCCGCGTCGAGCAGCAACTGCCGGAAGAGCGTATCCACCTTCATCGCATCGGGAATCGTCGCCGCGTTGGCGGTGCTGGTGGACTGGATCATCGCGGTCGACAACGCCGGTCGCCGCAACAGCCCTCTGGTCGCCCGCACCAGGACGTCGTACACCGCGTCCTGCGGCGAGTCTCCCGCCGGCGGCACCCGAGCGAAGCCACGGCCCATTCTCTCGATCTGGTCCACCATCACGGCGACGAACAGGTGCGTCTTGGACGGGAAGTACCGATACAGGGTGCCGATCGCGACA
This genomic interval from Rhodococcus triatomae contains the following:
- a CDS encoding TetR/AcrR family transcriptional regulator: MPRIAEARDAAEPSSEEQRARHHRMLEAAEALASEKELARVQMHEVAKRAGVAIGTLYRYFPSKTHLFVAVMVDQIERMGRGFARVPPAGDSPQDAVYDVLVRATRGLLRRPALSTAMIQSTSTANAATIPDAMKVDTLFRQLLLDAAGIDAPSEGDLTSLRLLMQLWFGVIQSCLNGRISIPDAEADIRRGCDLLLNGLAEH